The following are encoded in a window of Nibricoccus aquaticus genomic DNA:
- a CDS encoding LysR family transcriptional regulator, translating into MRTVLDSRQLLAFSTVARRGSFTLAAKDLYLTQSAVSHAMKALEEELGCRLLDRVGKRVLVTQAGEQFLRHSEKILREMELARTGLDTLTNWGHGRLRVGASTTACQYILPTVLREFKQSFPKCVIKIAPGDHGDQLELLRSNQIDLAIMLEPVGHTEFTFVPLFEDELRFLVAPLHPWAQAGRVDREALAEETLIMYNKTSYTFRLVSEYFRDEKMALVNFIELGSMEAIKELVKIGLGAGVISPWIARAELQSGALVSFALGKRKLKRNWGVVHLRGRRLPLGEETFVGLCRTVTERFGE; encoded by the coding sequence ATGAGGACCGTCCTCGACAGCCGCCAACTACTCGCTTTTTCTACCGTAGCCCGTCGTGGGAGTTTCACGCTGGCGGCCAAAGATCTGTACCTGACGCAATCGGCGGTGAGCCATGCGATGAAGGCACTTGAGGAAGAGCTGGGGTGCCGGTTGCTCGACCGGGTAGGCAAGCGCGTGCTGGTCACGCAGGCGGGAGAACAATTCCTGCGGCACTCGGAAAAAATCCTGCGCGAGATGGAGCTGGCGCGGACGGGGTTGGACACGCTGACAAACTGGGGGCACGGGCGGTTGCGGGTGGGGGCGAGCACGACGGCGTGTCAGTACATCCTGCCGACGGTGTTGCGCGAATTTAAGCAGAGTTTCCCGAAGTGCGTGATCAAAATCGCGCCGGGAGATCATGGCGATCAGCTGGAGCTGCTGCGGAGCAATCAAATCGATCTGGCGATCATGCTGGAGCCGGTGGGGCACACGGAGTTCACGTTCGTGCCGCTCTTCGAGGACGAGCTGAGGTTTCTAGTGGCGCCGCTGCATCCGTGGGCGCAGGCGGGGCGGGTGGACCGCGAGGCGCTGGCGGAGGAGACACTGATCATGTATAATAAAACCAGTTACACGTTCCGCCTGGTGAGCGAGTATTTCCGCGACGAGAAGATGGCGCTGGTGAACTTCATCGAGCTTGGGAGCATGGAGGCGATCAAGGAGCTGGTGAAGATCGGGCTCGGCGCGGGCGTGATCTCGCCGTGGATCGCGCGGGCTGAGTTGCAGAGCGGGGCGCTGGTGTCGTTCGCGCTCGGGAAACGGAAGCTGAAGCGGAACTGGGGCGTGGTTCATCTGC
- a CDS encoding CmpA/NrtA family ABC transporter substrate-binding protein — MPAVSTNPVSPGSRPLRVGFLALTDAAPFVVAQERGLFAKYGIEVELRREVGWATIREKIIYGELDAAHAPAPMLWATRLGLDSVACPVLTALVLNLHGNALTLSERLWESGIRTPSDLRDEARRRSGERKLTFGVVFMFSSHHLMLRTWLRAAGINPDKDVRIVVVPPAQMFRNLSAGTIDGYCAGEPWNSLAVREKTGWCPAWSAAMQPDCIEKVLMVTEKFALTRPREHGALVSALLEACAWCDEPANREPLAHLLSGPGYINQSTRVILPALQGQFDCGHDRIEPAPDFVIFHRNHANVPTQARATSLQAELVEAGLLPAKAADAQLPGRLFREDLFRQALQHSTHELISH; from the coding sequence ATGCCCGCCGTATCCACAAATCCAGTCTCTCCGGGAAGCCGGCCGCTCCGCGTCGGTTTCCTCGCGCTGACCGACGCCGCCCCGTTCGTCGTCGCCCAGGAGCGCGGACTCTTCGCGAAATACGGCATCGAGGTGGAACTCCGCCGCGAAGTCGGCTGGGCCACTATCCGCGAAAAGATCATCTACGGCGAACTCGACGCCGCCCACGCCCCCGCGCCCATGCTCTGGGCCACCCGCCTCGGCCTCGACTCCGTCGCCTGCCCCGTTCTCACCGCGCTCGTCCTCAATCTCCACGGCAACGCCCTCACGCTCTCCGAGCGTCTCTGGGAGTCTGGCATACGCACGCCCTCCGACCTCCGCGACGAAGCCCGCCGCCGCAGCGGTGAGCGCAAGCTCACCTTCGGCGTCGTATTCATGTTCTCGTCACACCACTTGATGCTCCGCACCTGGCTCCGCGCCGCCGGCATCAACCCCGATAAGGATGTCCGCATCGTCGTCGTCCCGCCCGCCCAGATGTTCCGCAACCTTTCCGCGGGCACCATCGACGGCTACTGCGCCGGCGAACCATGGAACTCCCTAGCCGTCCGCGAAAAGACCGGCTGGTGCCCCGCCTGGAGCGCAGCCATGCAGCCTGACTGCATCGAAAAAGTCCTCATGGTCACCGAGAAGTTCGCGCTCACCCGCCCGCGCGAACACGGCGCCCTAGTCTCCGCCCTCCTCGAAGCCTGCGCTTGGTGCGATGAACCCGCCAACCGCGAGCCGCTCGCTCACCTTCTCTCCGGCCCCGGCTACATCAACCAGTCCACGCGCGTGATTCTTCCCGCGCTCCAAGGCCAGTTCGACTGTGGCCACGACCGCATCGAGCCCGCCCCCGACTTCGTCATCTTCCACCGCAATCACGCCAACGTCCCCACACAGGCCCGCGCGACTTCCCTCCAGGCCGAGCTCGTCGAAGCCGGCCTCCTCCCCGCAAAAGCCGCCGACGCTCAGCTCCCCGGCCGCCTCTTCCGCGAAGATCTTTTTCGTCAAGCCCTCCAACACTCCACGCATGAACTCATCTCCCACTAA
- a CDS encoding CmpA/NrtA family ABC transporter substrate-binding protein, protein MNSSPTKMPETASSPLNRRQFLTRGAVGLGTAALFGALGNKSWASTAGSVSEAPETPDINFGMIALTDCSPIVIAHEKGLFKKYGINSKVTKGANWAAIRDNLSTGSIQATHMLIGMPLASTMGLQGSPKKPMVIPWLLNRNGQAISLKAEWKGKVGADPKAIKPFADQAKKLGEPLTFAMTFPPGTHAMWMRYYLGQGGIHPDKDVSLITVPPAQMVANMKIGKMDGFCVGEPWNARAIADNIGFTSVTTQDMWKDHPEKVCAFTEEFAEKNPKTVKAILKALHEASVWLDDMANRPEQCEIVSRATYINCDKKIILGRLLGELDYGDGRKVTDASPMHFSKNNCNYPQPKFAKWFLSQYRRWGMVAGAPDYEGVAKKVMRPDIYEEAMKEIGVTHGGLDNSAFSLFDGKSFDPSNPEAYATSFEVNTLKG, encoded by the coding sequence ATGAACTCATCTCCCACTAAGATGCCCGAAACCGCTTCCTCCCCCCTCAATCGCCGCCAGTTCCTCACTCGCGGCGCCGTCGGCCTCGGCACCGCCGCCCTCTTCGGCGCCCTCGGCAACAAGAGCTGGGCCTCCACCGCCGGCTCCGTCTCCGAAGCCCCCGAGACGCCCGACATCAACTTCGGCATGATCGCGCTGACCGACTGCTCCCCCATCGTCATCGCTCACGAAAAAGGCCTGTTCAAAAAGTACGGTATCAACTCCAAGGTGACGAAGGGCGCCAACTGGGCCGCGATCCGCGACAACCTCTCCACCGGCTCCATCCAGGCCACGCACATGCTTATCGGCATGCCGCTCGCTTCCACCATGGGCCTCCAGGGTTCTCCCAAAAAACCCATGGTCATCCCGTGGCTCCTCAACCGCAACGGCCAGGCCATCTCCCTCAAAGCCGAGTGGAAGGGCAAAGTCGGCGCCGACCCCAAAGCCATCAAGCCCTTCGCCGATCAGGCCAAAAAACTCGGCGAGCCGCTCACCTTCGCGATGACCTTCCCGCCCGGCACGCACGCCATGTGGATGCGCTACTACCTTGGCCAGGGCGGCATTCACCCCGACAAGGACGTCTCCCTCATCACCGTCCCGCCCGCCCAGATGGTCGCCAATATGAAGATCGGCAAAATGGACGGCTTCTGCGTCGGCGAGCCGTGGAACGCCCGGGCCATCGCCGACAACATCGGCTTCACCTCCGTCACCACGCAGGACATGTGGAAAGATCACCCGGAAAAAGTCTGCGCGTTCACCGAGGAGTTCGCGGAGAAAAATCCGAAAACCGTCAAAGCCATCCTCAAGGCTCTCCACGAAGCCTCCGTCTGGCTCGACGACATGGCCAACCGCCCGGAGCAGTGCGAAATCGTCTCCCGCGCGACCTACATCAACTGCGATAAAAAGATCATCCTCGGCCGCCTCCTCGGCGAACTCGACTACGGCGACGGTCGCAAAGTCACCGACGCCTCGCCGATGCACTTCAGCAAAAACAACTGCAACTACCCGCAGCCCAAATTCGCGAAGTGGTTCCTTTCCCAATACCGCCGCTGGGGCATGGTCGCTGGCGCGCCCGACTACGAGGGCGTCGCGAAGAAGGTAATGCGCCCCGACATTTACGAGGAGGCCATGAAGGAAATCGGCGTCACTCACGGCGGTCTCGATAACAGCGCCTTCTCGCTCTTCGACGGCAAGTCCTTCGATCCCTCCAATCCCGAGGCCTACGCCACCAGCTTCGAGGTCAACACACTCAAGGGCTGA
- the ntrB gene encoding nitrate ABC transporter permease, whose product MKSFKLDWLILPIVGMFIVLAGWQLLAGKKITTKDQEGNILTEERQGLVPALPNIGETWTSSKPYIVEPMAKRGELDQGMLKFTLMSLGLVAVGYAIALIVGVPIGFWLGLSPTFAKMFDPIIQVLRPVSPLAWLPLGYIMFMEAGKDTGTLAALFTIAICSMWPTVLNTAVGVRAVPQDYLNVGRVLKLSKTKTLFKILIPATLPYMFTGFRLSLGIAWLVIVAAEMLTGRPGVGGFLWQEYNSLIYEHIILSIITIGVVGFILDRLMSVVEKRFKTA is encoded by the coding sequence ATGAAATCATTCAAACTCGACTGGCTCATCCTCCCGATCGTCGGGATGTTCATCGTCCTGGCCGGCTGGCAGCTGCTCGCGGGAAAGAAAATTACCACCAAGGATCAAGAGGGCAACATCCTCACCGAGGAACGCCAGGGCCTCGTCCCCGCTCTTCCCAACATCGGCGAGACGTGGACTTCCAGTAAGCCTTACATCGTCGAGCCCATGGCCAAGCGCGGAGAACTCGATCAGGGCATGTTGAAATTCACCCTCATGTCCCTCGGCCTCGTCGCCGTCGGCTACGCCATCGCCCTCATCGTCGGCGTACCCATCGGCTTCTGGCTCGGGCTCTCGCCCACCTTCGCCAAGATGTTCGACCCGATCATTCAAGTGCTCCGCCCTGTCTCGCCGCTCGCGTGGCTGCCGCTTGGATACATTATGTTCATGGAGGCAGGCAAAGACACCGGCACGCTCGCCGCGCTCTTCACCATCGCGATCTGCTCCATGTGGCCGACCGTCCTCAACACCGCTGTCGGTGTCCGCGCCGTCCCTCAGGATTATCTCAACGTCGGCCGCGTCCTGAAGCTCTCCAAGACCAAGACGCTCTTCAAAATTCTCATCCCCGCGACGCTACCCTACATGTTCACCGGCTTCCGCCTCAGCCTCGGCATCGCGTGGCTCGTCATCGTCGCCGCCGAGATGCTCACCGGCCGCCCCGGCGTCGGTGGCTTCCTTTGGCAAGAGTACAACTCGCTCATCTACGAACACATCATCCTTTCGATTATCACCATTGGCGTCGTCGGCTTCATCCTCGATCGCCTCATGAGCGTCGTCGAAAAGCGCTTCAAGACCGCCTGA
- a CDS encoding CmpA/NrtA family ABC transporter substrate-binding protein — protein sequence MNFLSSNSPARSAGIESSRSAGQHARSHSPGLRDGDSPEIAQLTFGFLPLTDAAPLIVALAKGLFKDHGLDVTLRRESSWTSLRDTLNRGESHGAQMLFGMPVAAGCGLLGGDQRPLIIPWVMNRNGQAITLNARYKGKVADNARALRSAAIEGRDSGRPLVFGHTLRVGTHALWLRYWLAAGGIHPGNDVALITVPPAQMVANIRAGRMDGFCVGEPWNARAIAEGLGYTAITTQEVWPDHPDKVFAFSEQFAALHPRSVIASLKALEQAGAWLDEPANHAEAAELLARPEYLNCDVHWILSRLDGKIDYGDGRSSTSDYPITFARRSANRPRVSHAIWMMTQFRRWGLHYGAPDYSTVAARVIRTDLHAQALRELGVVDLSPIDGPETFFDGKVFDPANPEAYARSFELHNLAG from the coding sequence GTGAACTTCCTCTCCTCTAATTCACCCGCCCGCTCGGCAGGCATCGAGTCATCCCGCTCCGCCGGGCAGCACGCGCGCTCCCATTCGCCCGGCCTGCGCGACGGCGACTCACCCGAAATCGCTCAACTTACCTTCGGTTTCCTCCCGCTCACCGACGCCGCCCCGCTCATCGTCGCCCTCGCCAAGGGCCTCTTCAAAGACCACGGCCTCGACGTCACTCTCCGCCGCGAAAGCAGCTGGACCTCTCTGCGCGACACGCTCAACCGCGGCGAATCCCACGGCGCGCAAATGCTCTTCGGCATGCCCGTCGCCGCCGGCTGCGGTCTCCTTGGCGGCGATCAACGCCCGCTCATCATCCCGTGGGTGATGAACCGCAACGGCCAGGCCATCACTCTCAACGCCCGCTACAAAGGCAAAGTCGCCGACAACGCCCGCGCTCTCCGCTCTGCCGCCATCGAGGGGCGCGACTCCGGCCGCCCGCTCGTATTTGGACACACCTTACGCGTCGGCACCCACGCCCTCTGGCTCCGCTACTGGCTCGCCGCCGGCGGCATTCATCCGGGTAACGACGTCGCCCTCATCACCGTTCCTCCCGCGCAGATGGTCGCCAACATACGCGCCGGTCGCATGGACGGCTTCTGCGTCGGCGAACCGTGGAACGCCCGCGCCATCGCCGAGGGCCTCGGCTACACCGCCATCACCACACAAGAGGTCTGGCCCGATCATCCCGACAAGGTCTTCGCCTTCTCCGAACAATTCGCCGCCCTCCACCCGCGCTCCGTCATCGCCTCCCTCAAAGCCCTCGAACAAGCCGGTGCCTGGCTCGACGAGCCCGCCAATCACGCCGAAGCCGCCGAGCTCCTCGCGCGCCCCGAATACCTCAACTGCGACGTCCACTGGATTCTCTCCCGTCTCGACGGCAAAATCGATTACGGCGACGGCCGCTCCTCGACCAGCGACTACCCCATCACCTTCGCCCGCCGCAGTGCCAATCGCCCGCGTGTCAGCCACGCCATCTGGATGATGACGCAGTTCCGCCGCTGGGGCCTGCACTACGGCGCACCCGACTACTCCACCGTCGCCGCCCGCGTCATCCGCACCGATCTCCACGCGCAGGCTCTCCGCGAGCTCGGCGTCGTTGACCTCAGCCCCATCGACGGCCCCGAGACTTTCTTCGACGGCAAGGTCTTCGATCCCGCCAATCCCGAGGCCTACGCCCGCAGTTTCGAGCTCCACAACCTCGCCGGTTAA
- a CDS encoding ABC transporter ATP-binding protein — MSFLEIKNASKSYLNGGKRSEVLTDINLDIAEGEFVAIVGYSGAGKSTLINFLSGLVKSDTGTVTLEGKPITGPGPDRGLIFQNYSLLPWLTVFENIALAVDEIFHDWSADKRREHIDRYIAMVKLTRARDKKPHELSGGMRQRVSVARTLAMNPRILLMDEPFGALDALTRGDLQQETLQIWEEDKRTVVLITNDPDEAILMADRVIPLTAGPRATLGPSIPITLPRPRRRAELNENYDFKQIRAEVTDYLLKATDRRKGGVTKSLILPDIEPEDLNTKQTIIGKRRPIRRSEIKQETVES, encoded by the coding sequence ATGTCTTTTCTCGAAATCAAAAACGCTTCGAAGTCGTATCTCAACGGCGGCAAGCGCTCCGAGGTCTTAACCGACATCAACCTCGACATCGCCGAGGGTGAATTCGTCGCCATCGTCGGCTACTCCGGCGCAGGCAAAAGCACGCTCATCAACTTCCTCTCCGGTCTCGTGAAATCCGATACCGGCACCGTCACGCTTGAGGGAAAGCCCATCACCGGCCCCGGTCCCGACCGTGGCCTCATCTTCCAAAACTACTCGCTGCTCCCCTGGCTCACCGTCTTCGAAAACATCGCCCTCGCCGTCGACGAAATCTTTCACGACTGGTCCGCCGATAAACGCCGCGAACACATCGATCGCTACATCGCCATGGTGAAGCTCACTCGCGCGCGTGACAAAAAACCTCACGAGCTTTCCGGCGGTATGCGCCAGCGCGTCAGCGTCGCCCGGACCCTCGCGATGAATCCGCGAATCCTCCTCATGGACGAGCCATTCGGCGCGCTCGACGCCCTCACCCGCGGCGATCTTCAGCAGGAGACGCTCCAGATCTGGGAGGAAGACAAACGCACCGTCGTCCTCATCACCAACGATCCCGACGAAGCCATCCTCATGGCCGACCGCGTCATCCCGCTCACCGCCGGACCCCGCGCCACCCTCGGACCAAGCATCCCGATCACACTTCCCCGCCCGCGCCGCCGCGCCGAGCTCAACGAAAATTACGACTTCAAACAGATCCGCGCCGAGGTCACCGACTACCTCCTCAAAGCCACCGACCGCCGCAAAGGCGGCGTCACCAAATCCCTCATCCTTCCCGACATCGAGCCCGAGGATCTCAACACGAAGCAAACCATCATCGGCAAACGCCGCCCGATCCGCCGCAGCGAAATCAAACAGGAGACCGTTGAATCATGA